Proteins from a genomic interval of Microbacterium esteraromaticum:
- a CDS encoding thiolase family protein — protein MSTEAVVVDVVRTPVGRGKPGGMLSDVHPVDLAAGALQQILERNGLESGQIDDVLLGCVSQVGDQSMNIARQAVLAAGFDERVPATTIDRQCGSSQQAVHFAAAGIMAGESDIVVVGGVESMSRVPLGSSATGGSPMSPRLRARYPEGLVNQGVSAELIAQRWGFDRDRLDAFAAESHRRAAQAWADGFFDRTVVAVPEAPDARIDETVRAGTTAEKLAGLPASFRTDALAERFRELDWRITPGNSSPLTDGASAALMMSADRAEQLGLRPRARLRAFDVVGDDPLMMLTGPIPATRRVLERAGLEISDIDAYEVNEAFASVPLAWAAELGADPDRLNPRGGAIALGHALGSSGTRLLGTLLDHLDETGGTLGLQTMCEGGGMANALIVERLA, from the coding sequence ATGAGCACCGAGGCCGTCGTCGTCGATGTGGTCCGCACCCCGGTGGGGCGCGGAAAACCCGGCGGGATGCTGTCTGACGTGCATCCGGTCGATCTGGCCGCCGGCGCGCTGCAGCAGATCCTCGAGCGCAACGGCCTCGAGTCGGGGCAGATCGACGACGTGCTGCTGGGCTGCGTCAGCCAGGTCGGCGACCAGTCGATGAACATCGCCCGTCAGGCCGTGCTCGCCGCGGGGTTCGACGAGCGCGTGCCCGCGACGACGATCGACCGCCAGTGCGGGTCGAGTCAGCAGGCCGTGCACTTCGCTGCCGCCGGGATCATGGCCGGCGAGAGCGACATCGTGGTCGTCGGGGGAGTGGAGTCGATGAGCCGCGTGCCGTTGGGCTCGTCGGCCACCGGTGGTTCGCCGATGTCGCCGCGCCTGCGCGCGCGGTATCCCGAGGGCCTGGTGAACCAGGGCGTCAGCGCCGAGCTGATCGCCCAGCGCTGGGGCTTCGACCGCGACCGACTCGACGCGTTCGCCGCCGAGTCGCACCGCCGGGCGGCGCAGGCGTGGGCGGACGGGTTCTTCGACCGCACGGTGGTCGCCGTGCCGGAGGCACCGGATGCCCGCATCGATGAGACGGTGCGGGCCGGCACCACAGCAGAGAAGCTCGCCGGCCTTCCGGCGTCGTTCCGCACGGATGCCCTGGCCGAGCGCTTTCGCGAGCTCGACTGGCGCATCACGCCGGGCAACTCGTCGCCGCTCACCGATGGGGCCTCGGCTGCATTGATGATGAGCGCCGACCGTGCCGAGCAACTCGGATTGCGTCCGCGGGCTCGACTGCGCGCCTTCGACGTGGTCGGGGACGACCCGCTCATGATGCTCACCGGACCGATCCCCGCGACGCGCCGGGTGCTGGAGCGCGCCGGGCTCGAAATCTCGGACATCGACGCGTACGAGGTCAACGAGGCGTTCGCCTCGGTGCCGCTGGCCTGGGCCGCCGAGCTCGGAGCCGATCCCGACCGGCTCAACCCGCGCGGCGGAGCGATCGCGCTGGGGCACGCGCTGGGCTCATCGGGCACGCGCCTGCTCGGCACGCTGCTCGACCATCTCGATGAGACGGGTGGCACGCTCGGGCTGCAGACGATGTGCGAGGGCGGCGGCATGGCCAACGCGTTGATTGTGGAGCGCCTCGCGTAG
- a CDS encoding bifunctional 2-methylcitrate synthase/citrate synthase: MSETEIKKGLAGVVADVTAISKVNPETNSLLYRGYPVQELAATQPFEAVAYLLWHGELPTAAQLADFRATERAHRALPPKVKAAIDALPLDAHPMDEVRTAVSVIGAIETAGTGNVLDAVGTPEQNLQRSLQLFAVLPAIVSYGQRRRRGQAMIDPRDDLDYAANFLWLTFGEEPDPVVVDAFNRSMILYAEHSFNASTFTARVITSTLSDLYSAVVGAIGALKGPLHGGANEAVMHIFDEIGSASEVVGWLDAALAEKRKIMGFGHRVYKRGDSRVPTMKAALDTLVAHYDRPDVAELYETLENEFVSRKGIYPNLDYPSGPAYNLIGYDTLTFTPLFIAARITGWTAHVLEQQASNALIRPLSAYVGVDERHIAEYVPDTAAIDVQERAEEAAG, encoded by the coding sequence ATGAGCGAGACCGAGATCAAGAAGGGGCTGGCCGGAGTCGTCGCCGATGTGACGGCGATCAGCAAGGTCAATCCCGAGACCAACAGCCTGCTGTATCGGGGCTATCCCGTGCAGGAGCTCGCGGCCACCCAGCCGTTCGAGGCGGTCGCCTACCTGCTGTGGCACGGCGAGCTGCCCACGGCCGCACAGCTGGCAGACTTCCGCGCGACCGAGCGTGCGCACCGTGCGCTTCCGCCCAAGGTGAAGGCGGCGATCGACGCGCTGCCGCTCGACGCGCACCCGATGGACGAGGTGCGCACCGCCGTCAGCGTCATCGGTGCGATCGAGACCGCGGGCACCGGCAATGTGCTCGATGCCGTCGGCACCCCCGAGCAGAACCTGCAGCGCAGCCTGCAGCTGTTCGCCGTGCTGCCGGCGATCGTCTCGTACGGTCAGCGTCGCCGCCGTGGGCAGGCGATGATCGATCCGCGCGACGACCTCGACTACGCGGCGAACTTCCTGTGGCTCACGTTCGGCGAAGAGCCCGACCCGGTCGTCGTCGACGCGTTCAACCGCTCGATGATCCTGTACGCAGAGCACTCCTTCAACGCCTCGACCTTCACCGCCCGGGTGATCACCTCGACGCTGAGCGATCTGTACTCGGCCGTCGTCGGTGCGATCGGTGCGCTGAAGGGGCCACTGCACGGTGGCGCCAACGAGGCCGTCATGCACATCTTCGATGAGATCGGATCGGCCTCGGAGGTCGTCGGCTGGCTGGATGCCGCCCTCGCCGAGAAGCGCAAGATCATGGGCTTCGGGCACCGCGTGTACAAGCGCGGCGACTCGCGCGTGCCCACCATGAAGGCGGCGCTCGACACCCTCGTCGCGCACTACGACCGCCCCGATGTCGCCGAACTCTACGAGACGCTCGAGAACGAGTTCGTCTCGCGCAAGGGCATCTACCCGAACCTCGACTACCCGTCGGGCCCGGCGTACAACCTGATCGGCTACGACACGCTCACCTTCACGCCGTTGTTCATCGCCGCGCGCATCACCGGATGGACCGCGCACGTCCTCGAACAGCAGGCCTCGAACGCGCTGATCCGCCCGCTGTCGGCGTACGTCGGTGTCGATGAGCGCCACATCGCCGAGTACGTGCCTGACACGGCGGCGATCGATGTGCAGGAGCGCGCCGAGGAAGCCGCGGGCTGA
- the prpB gene encoding methylisocitrate lyase, which produces MLYSTVPAHEKRRAFRERLASGELLRFPGAFNPLSARLIEQKGFEGVYISGAVLSADLGLPDIGLTTLTEVAGRGQQISRMTDLPTIIDADTGFGEPMNVARTIQSMEDAGIAGAHIEDQVNPKRCGHLDGKAVVDADTAVKCIRAAVDARRDENFLIMARTDIAAVDGLEAAKDRAKALVDAGADAIFPEAMRSLDEFAAIRAAVDVPILANMTEFGKSDLFSVDQLRDVGVNIVIWPVSMLRIAMGATGRALDTLIDEGHLTSKLGEMQHRADLYDLIDYESYNRFDSGVFNFTIDR; this is translated from the coding sequence ATGCTGTACTCGACCGTTCCCGCGCACGAGAAGCGTCGGGCGTTCCGCGAGCGCCTCGCCTCGGGTGAGCTGCTGCGCTTTCCCGGTGCCTTCAACCCGCTCAGCGCACGCCTGATCGAGCAGAAGGGCTTCGAGGGCGTCTACATCTCGGGCGCCGTGCTCTCTGCCGACCTCGGGCTGCCCGACATCGGCTTGACCACGCTCACCGAGGTCGCCGGTCGCGGGCAGCAGATCTCGCGCATGACCGACCTGCCGACCATCATCGACGCCGACACCGGGTTCGGCGAGCCGATGAACGTCGCGCGCACGATCCAATCGATGGAGGATGCCGGTATCGCCGGCGCCCACATCGAGGACCAGGTCAACCCCAAGCGCTGCGGGCATCTCGACGGCAAGGCCGTCGTCGACGCCGACACCGCGGTCAAGTGCATCCGCGCCGCCGTCGATGCGCGTCGTGACGAGAACTTCCTCATCATGGCGCGCACCGACATCGCCGCCGTCGATGGGCTGGAGGCGGCGAAGGACCGCGCCAAGGCGCTGGTGGATGCCGGTGCCGACGCGATCTTCCCCGAGGCGATGCGCTCGCTCGACGAGTTCGCCGCGATCCGCGCCGCCGTCGACGTGCCGATCCTGGCGAACATGACCGAGTTCGGCAAGAGCGACCTGTTCAGCGTCGATCAGCTGCGTGACGTCGGCGTGAACATCGTCATCTGGCCGGTGTCGATGCTGCGTATCGCGATGGGCGCGACCGGTCGTGCCCTTGATACGTTGATCGACGAGGGCCACCTGACCTCGAAGCTCGGCGAGATGCAGCACCGCGCCGATCTCTACGACCTGATCGACTACGAGTCGTACAACCGGTTCGACTCGGGCGTCTTCAACTTCACCATCGATCGCTGA
- a CDS encoding MmgE/PrpD family protein, whose protein sequence is MTVNHPVRVYRSEENLPREGQLAWKIAEVATDPVEVEPAVVDMIINRIIDNASVAAASLTRAPINAARAQAFAHPVSTGGKGATVFGAELDHRTSPEWAAWANGVAVRELDYHDTFLAADYSHPGDNIPPILAVAQHVGSDGRALVRGLATGYEIQVDLVKAICLHKHKIDHVAHLGPSAAAGIGTLLGLDAETIYQAVAQALHTTTATRQSRKGEISTWKAHAPAFAGKMAVEAVDRAMRGQTSPSPIYEGEDGVIAWMLDGPDAAYEVPLPAAGEAKRAILDTYTKEHSAEYQAQAWIDLARKLHREGIDTSAIDSVVLHTSHHTHYVIGSGANDPQKYDPTASRETLDHSIPYIFAVALQDGTWHHVDSYAPERAAREDTVALWHKITTVEDAEWTRRYHSLDISEKAFGGRVEITMNDGTKVIDEIAVADAHPLGARPFARENYINKFRILAEPVLEPAEIDRFLELVQRLPELTADEVAELSIIAKPGLLASADAPKGLF, encoded by the coding sequence ATGACCGTCAACCACCCTGTTCGCGTCTACCGCTCCGAAGAGAACCTGCCCCGCGAGGGACAGCTCGCCTGGAAGATCGCCGAGGTCGCCACCGACCCCGTCGAGGTCGAGCCCGCCGTCGTCGACATGATCATCAACCGCATCATCGACAACGCCTCGGTCGCCGCGGCCTCTCTCACGCGCGCACCCATCAACGCCGCCCGGGCCCAGGCCTTCGCCCACCCCGTCTCGACCGGCGGAAAGGGCGCCACCGTCTTCGGCGCTGAGCTCGACCACCGCACCAGCCCCGAGTGGGCCGCCTGGGCCAACGGCGTCGCCGTGCGCGAGCTCGACTACCACGACACGTTCCTGGCCGCCGACTACTCGCACCCCGGCGACAACATCCCCCCGATCCTGGCCGTCGCGCAGCACGTCGGCAGCGACGGACGCGCCCTGGTGCGCGGACTCGCCACCGGCTACGAGATCCAGGTCGACCTGGTGAAGGCGATCTGCCTGCACAAGCACAAGATCGACCACGTCGCCCACCTCGGCCCCTCGGCCGCGGCCGGCATCGGCACCCTGCTCGGCCTCGACGCCGAGACGATCTACCAGGCCGTCGCGCAGGCGCTGCACACCACCACCGCCACCCGACAGAGCCGCAAGGGTGAGATCTCGACCTGGAAGGCGCACGCCCCGGCCTTCGCCGGCAAGATGGCTGTCGAGGCCGTCGACCGCGCCATGCGCGGTCAGACCTCGCCGTCGCCGATCTACGAAGGCGAAGACGGCGTGATCGCGTGGATGCTGGACGGACCCGACGCGGCCTACGAGGTGCCGCTGCCGGCCGCCGGCGAGGCCAAGCGGGCCATCCTCGACACGTACACCAAGGAGCACTCGGCCGAGTACCAGGCGCAGGCGTGGATCGACCTCGCCCGCAAGCTGCACCGCGAGGGCATCGACACCTCGGCCATCGACAGCGTCGTGCTGCACACCAGCCACCACACCCACTACGTGATCGGCTCGGGGGCGAACGACCCGCAGAAGTACGACCCGACGGCATCGCGCGAGACCCTCGACCACTCGATCCCGTACATCTTCGCCGTCGCGCTGCAGGACGGCACCTGGCACCACGTCGACTCGTACGCTCCCGAGCGGGCCGCCCGTGAGGACACCGTTGCGCTGTGGCACAAGATCACCACGGTCGAGGACGCCGAGTGGACGCGGCGCTACCACTCGCTCGACATCAGCGAGAAGGCCTTCGGCGGTCGCGTCGAGATCACGATGAACGACGGCACGAAGGTGATCGACGAGATCGCCGTCGCGGATGCCCACCCGCTGGGGGCCCGCCCGTTCGCCCGCGAGAACTACATCAACAAGTTCCGCATCCTCGCCGAGCCCGTGCTCGAGCCGGCAGAGATCGACCGCTTCCTCGAGCTCGTCCAGCGCCTGCCCGAGCTGACCGCGGACGAGGTCGCCGAGCTGTCGATCATCGCGAAGCCCGGCCTGCTGGCATCCGCCGACGCCCCGAAGGGGCTGTTCTGA